DNA from Nitrospina gracilis Nb-211:
CGCAGATCGCGTCGCTGTGCCTGAAGTCCGGCAATGCGGTCATCCTGAAAGGCGGCCGGGAAGCGCAGAATTCAAACAAGGTCATCGTCGATCTCTTGAGGCAGGCCATTGCCAGCGTGCCCGGTGTGCCCGTCGATGCGGTGCAATTGATCGAAACGCGCGCTGAGGTGGCGGAGATGCTCGAACAGGAACGGTACATCAACCTCATTGTGCCGCGCGGGAGTAACGAGTTCGTCCGTTACGTGCAGGATCATACCAAGATTCCCGTACTGGGCCATTCGGAAGGCATCTGCCATGTGTACATCGACGAACACGCCGATGTGGATAAGGCCATCGCCATTGCCCTCGATGCCAAACTGCAATACGCGGCGGCGTGCAATGCGATGGAAACCCTGCTCGTGCATGAGAACATCGCGCTGAAGGTGTTGCCCGATCTCGCCGCCCGTTTCCGCGAAAAGGGAGTGGATCTGGTCGGCGATCTGCGGGCATGCAGTCTTCTGCCCGATCTCGCCCGGGCGGCGGATACGGAATGGGATGCGGAGTACAACGATCTCAAGCTCGCCATCCGCGTGGTGGAGGACCGGGAGACGGCGATTGCGCATATCAATGAACACGGATCGGGGCACACGGACACGATCGTCACCGAAAACCGGGAGGCGGCAGAGCAGTTCATGAATGAGGTGGACTCAGCGAGTGTGATGTGGAACGCCTCCACGCGTTTCGCCGATGGGTTCCGCTTCGGGCTCGGAGCGGAGATCGGCATCAGCACCAACAAGACGCACGCACGTGGCCCCGTCGGCCTTGAGGGGCTGGTGATTTACAAATACAAGCTGTTTGGATGCGGGCAGACCGTCGGCGAGTATTCCGGCGAAGGGGGAAAATCGTTCACACACCGCCCCCTTCCCGACGACACGCCGTTGTGAACTGCGGGAACAGGGCGATCTGAAAGCGGAAGTATATTATGGATAGAAATGTTGAAAACCGGGAAGGGCCGCAGGAATACGGTCCGTGGCAAACCGAGCCGTACCTGTACCCGCACGAACGGTTTGTGATCAATTTCCGCACGATCACGGTGTTTGTTCTGTTGTTTGCGGGCACCGTGTTCACCACCACACTGGTGGGTGGGGTGTGGTACGCGGTGGGACTGCTGTCGATCCTGGGCGTGCACGAGTTCGGGCATTATGTCGCCTGCCGGCGCAACAACGTGGACGCCACGCTTCCCAACTTTCTGCCCGCGCCGCCCATGTTCATCGTCGGCACCTTCGGCGCGTTCATCGCCATCAAGGAGCCGATTCCGGACCGGCGGGCGCTCATGGAGATCGGCGCGTCAGGTCCCATTGCCGGGTTCGTGGTGGCGCTGTTTGTGCTCGCTGTGGGCTTGATGTTCTCCGTGGTGTCGCACGTGGCCCCGCCGGCGGGGTTGAGCCTCAATTACGGCAACTCCCTCATCCTTTATTTTCTCTCGGAGCTGGTGCTGGGAGTGAGTCCCTTTAATGAGGAGTTGACCATTTATCTGCATCCTCTGGCGTTGGCCGGGTGGTTTGGCATGTTTTTCACCGCACTCAACCTGTTGCCCATCGGGCAACTCGATGGCGGACACATTATCTATTCCCTGTTTCGTGAACAACAACCGTGGCTGGCGCGTTTGTTTTTCGTTGCACTGTTTCCTCTTGGCATGTATTGGCCGGGATGGTTTGTGTGGGCGGCGATGGTGTTCTTCATAGGCGTGAAGCATCCGCCGGTATTGAATGAATCGGTTGCGTTGACGCCGTTTCATAAGAAGGTAGGGTACGCGTCCATTTTCATATTTATCGTGACGTTTGTGCCGGTTCCCATCGACATGATCCAGTGAGCAGGTGAGGGTTCGGGAGCGGATGTGAATAAGCTGTGAAAAATTCCGAAGTTCGGACTATAAGCCGTTGATTACATGGTTTTTGCCCCTATTTTCGATTTATTTTCGTCTTGATTTTGAAGTTGGCGCAAGGGCGCTGAAAATGTTCTCATAAAATTCTATAACATACTATGAAATAAAGGGTTAATGTCAATGTGGCGGGTGCCTGAGGGACCCTGCGAAAAGCAAAATACTATTGACAAGGCGACATTCGCTATGCTAGATTCTGGGTATTCTTTGGGGTACTGGACAAAGTGCTTATTTTATAAGCATTCTACCAAAAAAGAGTGGAAAGATAGACTCAGCCCTATCTTCTTGGTTGCCATCAAGAACTCTTTCCGGTTTGTTCAGTATCCCTTTTTTTTCGCCCGGATTTTGCGAATTCCTCCCCGTTCCGCTTTAATAAACTTGAGCTAAATTAATGATTTTAAATGCTATCTTTTGGAGTTGGCATACCGCGTCCAGGAGGCTGTTCTGCATTCTGCTGGTGGGGGCTGTCCTGGCCTTGTCTCAGGTAGCCCATGCAGACCCTTTAAAAACGCTTCCACCGGTGGCTGAGTGCGTCAAACGGGCGCTTCAGGCCCAATCCAACCCGGAAAATCTGGAAGCCTCTCAGGCGGTGGAGATCGAATACCAGGTGCGGCTGGCGTACGAGCGGATTCTGGTGCGCAAAGAGCAGATTGGCATTTCCCGCGAGGTGCAGGGCCATTTTGAGAAAGCCGTCACCAATGCCGAAAAGAAGTTTGAAGAGGGGGAAGGGGATGTCACCCAGGGGGCGCTCACCAAGTTGAAGCTGGGGCTCGCGGGAACGCTGAACGACATCACCCAGTTTCAAAGCGATATTGCCCTGGCTAGGCTCGATCTGGAGGGATTGATGGATACGCGCATCGACCCTGGGTTTGAGATGGCCGACGATTCCCTGTCGCCGCGAGAGTTCCCATTCTCCACCCTCGATGCGTATCGGGAGAAGGCGGAAGGCAGTGGCAAGACGTGGAGAGAGGTCTCCCCGGAGCGCCGTATTTCGCTGGAGAAATCCATGGTGCGGGTCAACCAGGCGCGCTCGCAGTTCAATCTGGCCCGCAAGAACCGCAAAATGACGCGGGCGCTGTTGGTGACGGAAGTGGCCAATTACGATTTTGGCATCGGCGACGAAAAAGACCTGTTTGAAACCCTCATCATCTATACCCGGGTTCTGGTCGGGTTTTACGATGCATTGTACAACTTCGATTCAGCGGTGGCGGAATTTGAAAAAGAGTATTTGAAGCGTTAAAACGTAACGGTTGGGAGGGAGGAGTCTGGCGCCGAGTGCTAAAACCGGTTTCCTTCTTCCCCGATGGGCGAGGCACGCAGGCGTTCGGTGAAGACCCTTTTTTCAGATGACGATGTTTCGGCGGCGGAGCGCTACTGGGTTGCGTTGAACATGGTGCTGGGCGTCGGCAAAACGCTGTTTCACCGGCTGGTCAATGCGTTGGGATCGCCCCGCCAGGTATTTCACGCCACGCGTCAGCAGTTGATGCAGGTGGAAGGGATCGGCGCCAAAACCGCCGCGCAGATTCAGAATTTCGATCTGGAGCGCAACCTGGAGCGGGAATACCGGTTGATGGACAATGCCGGGGTGCGTGTGCTCACGCTGGAAGATCCGCGCTACCCGCCATTGCTGAAAGCGATTTACGATCCGCCGCCGGTTCTCTATTTCAAGGGACGGTTTTTTGATGAGGTGACTTTTCCCTTTGCCGTGGTGGGTACGCGCGCGGCGTCGAGTTACGGGAAAATCGCCACCGAGCGTTTGTGCAGTGAGCTGGCTTCTCGCGGTGCGTGCCTGATCAGCGGCATGGCGCGCGGCGTCGACACCATCGTGCACAAAGCGGCGCTCAAGGAAAAGGCAGTCACGCTGGCGGTAATGGGATGCGGCCTGGAACACACGTATCCGCCTGAGAACCGCGCACTTAAGGAAAAGATCGTCGAGGCGGGCGCCATTATCTCCGAGTTTCCGATGTCCACGAAACCGGACCGTAACAATTTTCCCGCGCGCAATCGCGTGATCAGTGGGCTGGCTCACGGTACGCTGGTGATCGAAGCGGGGGAAAAGAGCGGTGCGTTGATCACTGCGCATTTTGCGCTCGAGCAGGGGCGGGAAGTGTTCGCGCTGCCGGGCAATATTTTTTCGCCGAAAAGCCAGGGTGCTCACAATCTGATAAAAAAAGGGGCGAAACTGGTGGATGGTGTGGACGCCATATTGGAAGAGTTTTCCGCGGATGTGCAACAAAATCTGGCGTTGAAAAAAAATGATGATGAAAAAATTGAATTGACAGATTTCGAAAAGCTATTACTTTCTTTAATAGGCCACGAACAGCATCACGTTGATGAATTGATAGAGCGCAGTCAATTGCCAGCGGCGGATGTTTTGGCTACACTTGTACAGTTGGAATTGAAAGACCGGGTCGCGCAAACGGATGGCCTGTGGCACCTGGCGCGGTTCCCCTGAAGCACTGAGGTATTATGGGTAAATCCTTGCTCATCGTGGAGTCGCCCACGAAAGTTGAAACGCTGAAGAAGATCATCGGGAAAGATTTCGTCGTCAAAGCCTCGGTGGGCCACATCAAGGACCTGCCGAAGAAAAAGCTGGGCGTGGATGTCGAAAATAATTTCAATCCCGAATACATCACCATTCGTGGTAAGGGAAAAATCCTCAATGCGTTGAAAACCGCCGCGAAAAAGGCGGACAACATTTACCTCGCGCCTGACCCGGACCGGGAAGGGGAGGCGATCGCCCACCACATCTGCAACGAGGTCTCGAAGATCACCAAGGGCAAGATCTACCGGGTGATGTTCAACGAAATCACCAAGAAAGCCGTCACGGAAGCGATCAAGCATCCCACCGAGTTGAATGCGAACAAGGTGAACGCCCAGCAGGCACGGCGCATCCTGGACCGCCTTGTGGGTTACAAGATCAGCCCCATCCTGTGGAAAAAGGTTCAGCGCGGACTCAGCGCCGGCCGGGTGCAATCTGTGGCGCTTCGCATGATCTGCGACCGCGAAGAGGAAATCAAAAATTTCAAGAGCGAGGAATACTGGACGATCACCATCGACCTCGAAGGCAGTAAGGAGCCGGAGTTCCAGGCGAAACTGTTCAAGGTCGATGGCAAAAAGGCGGAGATCGGCAACGAGGAACAGGCGCAGGCCATCGTCAAGGCGGTGGAGAAGGGTGAGTTCGTCCTCGAAGACATCGTCAAAAAGGAAAGAAAACGCAACCCCTCGGCTCCCTTCATCACCAGCACGCTCCAGCAGGAAGCGTCGCGCAAACTGAATTTTTCGCCGAAGAAAACCATGATGCTCGCTCAGCGCCTGTATGAAGGCATTGCGTTGGGCAAAGAGGGTACCGTGGGCTTGATCTCCTACATGCGTACCGATTCGACGCGGTTGTCGGACGAAGCGGTGGGGGATATCCGCCGCTTCATCGAGGACAAGTACGGCAAGGAATACGTGCCGAAAGCGCCCAACGTGTACAAGAGCAAGAAGACCGCGCAGGAAGCGCACGAAGCCATTCGTCCGACCAACATCATGCTGGAACCGAAGGCGATCAAGGAATACCTCGAAAAGGATCTGTACAATCTATATGAACTGATCTGGGCGCGGACGCTTTCCTGCCAGATGGTGCCTGCGGTGCTGGACACGACACAGTTCGACGTGAAGACGGACAAATACCTGTTCCGCGCCAACGGATCGGTGATCAAGTTCGACGGCTTCATGAAGGTGTATGTGGAAGACACGGACGACGAGGGTGCGGGCATGAAGTCCACCGAAAAAATCCTGCCCGACATCAAGAAGGGTGAAGTGCTCATGATGAAAAAGGTTCTTCCGGAACAGCACTTCACCCAGCCGCCGCCACGATTCACGGAAGCGATGCTGGTCAAGGCGCTGGAGGAGAAAGGCATCGGCCGTCCCAGTACCTACGCCGCCATCATCAGCACGATCAAGGACCGCGATTATATCCGCAACGAAGATAAGCGCGTGGTACCGACGGAGCTGGGTCACCTGGTCTCGGGACTGCTGGTGGACAATTTTCCGGATATCATGACGGAGGAGTTCACCGCTCAGATGGAAGACCAGCTCGACCAGATCGAGGAGGGCAAGATCGAGTGGGTGGACACGCTGAAATCGTTCTACGGTCCGTTCGAGAAAGACCTGGTCGAGGCGGAAGCCAAGATGAAGGACATCAAGAGCCAGGTGGAGGAAACCGACGAGGTTTGCGAGAAGTGCAACAGCCCGATGATCATCAAGTGGGGACGCTTCGGCAAATTCATGGCCTGTTCGGGGTATCCGGAGTGCAAGAACACGAAAGAGATCGGTGGCGACAACGGCGAGAGCGGCAAGAAAGTCTCCGAGAAAGTGGACGATACCTGTGACAAGTGCGGGGCGCAACTGGTGATGAAGATGGGCCGGTTCGGCAAGTTTCTCGCCTGCTCGGAGTATCCGGAGTGCAAATTCACCAAGCCCATCAGCCTGGGTATCAAGTGTCCGGAGCCGGACTGCAAAGGCAATATCTCTCCGCGCCGCACGAAAAAGGGCCGCACGTTTTACGGATGCAGTGAGTATCCGAACTGCAAGTTCACCTCCTGGGACAAACCGGTGGACGAAGCCTGCCCGAAATGCAACAACGCCTACATGGTCACCAAGTGGAAAAAGAACGAGGGTGAAAGCATCGTGTGTCCCGGCTGTGGCTTCAAAAAATCATCCGACGAAGCGGCGTAACGTTTTAGAGAACCGGGAATCATGAATTCGCATGTGACCATCATCGGGGCCGGGCTTGCCGGCTCGGAAGCCGCCTGGCAGATCGCCGAGCGCGGCGGCAAGGTGGTGCTCTACGAAATGCGTCCGGAGCTCAAAACCCCGGTGCACAAAACCGACCATTGCGCCGAGCTGGTGTGCAGCAATTCCCTCGGGTCCAACCAGGATACCTCCGCCCCCTTTCTCCTCAAACAGGAACTGCGCAAACTGAACTCGCTGGTGATTCGTTCCGGAGACCGCCATGCGGTTCCCGCTGGCGCGGCCCTGGCCGTGGACCGCAATCTGTTTGCCGCGGAAATCACCAGGACGCTGGAACAGCATCCGAACATCACCCTCAAACGCAGTGAGGTGAAGGACATTCCCCTGGACGGGCCCGTCATCATCGCCACCGGGCCGCTCACTTCGCCCGCGTTGTCCGACCGGATCTCTTCCCTTCTTGGACAGGGCTATCTTTATTTTTACGATGCGCTGTCGCCGATCGTGGACACCAACTCGATCGACATGAGCAAAGCGTTTTTTGCTTCGCGTTACGACAAGGGCGATGCCGATTACTTGAACTGTCCCATGAACAGGGAACAGTACGACCAGTTGGTGGACGGGTTGTGCAAGGCGGAGAAGGTGCCGCTCAAGGAATTCGAGAAGCCGGTGTACTTTGAAGGATGCATGCCGGTGGAAGAGTTGGCGTTGCGTGGACCCAAAACCCTTGCCTTCGGCCCGCTCAAACCGGTTGGCTTGAATCATCCGGAGACCGGCGAGAGGTTTCACGCGGTGGTGCAGTTGCGCCGTGAAAACAAGGAGGGCACGGCGTACAACCTGGTGGGGTTCCAGACCAAACTGACGTACCCCGAACAGCGTCGCATCTTCCGCATGATTCCTGGATTGGAGAGCGCGGAATTTTTCCGGTACGGGGCCATTCACCGCAACACATTCATCAACTCGCCGGAACTGCTGTCCGCCGACTTGAGTCTGAAGAAAAACCCGAACGTGTGGTTCGCCGGGCAGATCACCGGTGTGGAAGGGTACGTGGAGTCCTGCGCGATGGGCCTGGTTGCCGGACTCAGCGCGTTGCACCGTGTTCGAAATGCCCCCTTCACGCGGCCCCCGAAAGAGACCGCTATCGGCGCGCTACTGCACTACGTGACGGAAGGCCCGCCCAAGGGCAATTACCAGCCGATGAATGTGAACTTTGGATTGTTTTCCGGGGAGGAGTTCAAAATCCGGGACAAGAAAGTGCGTAACGCTAAAATCATCGAGCGCGCCCTCGCCCTGCAGGGCGAGTGGCTGAAGAACCTTCCCTGAGTTTTATACGATACAGACCGCGAGCACCTGCTTGAGGTCACAATCCCCTTTGAAGATTTTCCAGATGCCGTCCTGCTTCAGGGTGGTCATGCCGTCCTTGATGGCCTGCGCGCGCAGTTCCTCGACCAGCATCTGTTTCATGATCATGCGTTTGATGTCCGCCGTGCCCTCCAGCACCTCGTGGAGACCCGTCCGGCCTGCATAACCCGTGTCACTGCACTTGTCACAACCCTTGGGTCCGAACAGCTTCAAATCGTCCGTGTAGGGGATGTTGATATTTTTGGCGAACAGTTCGGGGTCGCCGTATTGATGGACCAGAGTGTCGTATTCCTCTTTGGTCGGGTGGTATTCCTCTTTACAGTTCTTGCAGAGCGTGCGCACCAGGCGTTGGGCGACAATGAGCAGAAGGGCGTCGGCGAAGTTGAGCGGGTTCATGCCCATGTCGAGAAGGCGCGTGATGGTTTCCGGTGCGGAGTTGGTGTGCAGGGTGCTGAACACCAGGTGACCCGTCAGCGACGCTTCAAGGCCGATAGCGCAGGTTTCCGCGTCGCGCATCTCACCCACCATGATGACGTCCGGGTCACCGCGCAGGAAAGAGCGCATGGCACGGGCGAAATCGAGCCCGATCTTGTTGAGCATCTGCACCTGACGCAATCCCTTCTGCGTGATTTCCACCGGGTCTTCGGCGGTCCAGATTTTTTTCTCGGGGGTGTTGATGTACCCCAGCGTGGAATGCAGGGTGGTGGTTTTACCGGAACCGGTGGGGCCCACAACCAGGATGAGGCCGTAGGGCTTGGCCGCCATTTCCTGAATCAGTTTCAGGTTGTGGTCCGAGAAATTCATTTTCTCCAGCGGAATCGGCTTGCTGGCGGCGAGGATACGCAGAACCGCATCCTCGTTGCCGCCCACCGTGGGGCAGGTGGCAAGGCGGTATTCGACTTCCTTGCCGCCGTATTTGAGCTTGATCTTGCCGTCCTGCGGCAGGCGTTTTTCCGCGATGTCGAGCCGCGCCATGATTTTGAGACGCGACATCATGGCGAACTTGTACATGGGCGGGATTTCCTGGTACACGCGGCAGGCGCCGTCTTTGCGGAAGCGGACCACCATGTGGTCCTTGCCCATGCCCGGTTCGATGTGGATGTCGGACACACCGCTGTCGTAGGCGTCGGTCAGAATCTTGTTCACCAGTTTGACGATGGTGTTGTCGCTTTCGCTGATGGCGTTTCCATCCTCATCCTCATCCGAGGCCAGTTCCGTATCTTTTTCACTCTCCAACGCATTGAGCAGAGTGGACATTTCCTCCAAGGGCGCTCCACCTGACTCCTCCGCTACGGCCGCATTCAAAAAGTCGCGGATATCGGCTTTCAATCCGACGCGAAACTCGATCTGCTTTTTTACGAAGATGAGTTTGATGTTCTGGATTTTGTCTAGGTTATTGGGGTTATCGATGACGATGACCACTTTGTTGTCTTCGCGCTCCACCGGCACCCAGTAATTCTTCGACAGGAAGTTGAGATTCAATCCTTCAAAGACGGTGGCGGGCAGGACCATTCCGTCTTCGTATCCCATGTATGGAATCTTGTAAAAGTTTTCGAGCGACTTGCCCAGTTCCTTGCGGGAGATACCGAGTTCATCCAGCAGGATGTTTTCAATATCGATCTGTTCTTTTCGGGCGCGGTTGATGGACTTATTGAGTTCGATATCGGTCAACAGCCCCTGTTGCAGGAGGTAGGAAAACTTAGTGGGTTTTTGCTGGACAAATTTTGACTGGTTGTAAAACGCCAGCGCCAGGGTTTCGGCAACCACCTTGGCGCTTTTTTCGTCCATGATGTTGAAGGACTGGTTGTTTTTTTTGTTGATCAACTGAAGGACGCCCATCATTTTGTCCTTATGCATGAGCGGCGTCACCAGCATGCTTTTGGTCTGGAAACCCGAGATCTTGTCCCAGGAACTGTCGAACGTCAGTTCCGGGTGGAATTTTTTCAGTTCGCGGTCATCATACACATTTTTGATCACGGCCATTCTCTGTTCCATGGCCACGCAGCCGGCGATGCTCTGGGGTGCGATGGGAACGCGGATTTCGTTGATTTTGTCTCCGGATTTGACCTTGGAATACACTTCGTTGCGGACCGCATCGACGGCATAGATAGTGATGAGGGTGGCGTCGAACAACTCCAGGATACGGTCCTTCAGGCTGATCAGGATTTCATCCACGTTTTTTGCGGAGTGGATGTCATTGATGATCTTGACAAGTCGTTCCTGCAATTCAGCGGAGGAGAGCGGTTTGGAAGCAGGTGTGTCCATGGTGGATGTATTTCTTGCAGTCATGGTACCGTCACCATCCAGGTTGGTTACTAAAAATCCCAAGTACGGTGCAAGGTCCTTGGAAACTTTGAAGTCCTGTTCCGAGAATCCACCGTTTCCGGGTTTATTGACGAATTCAACGATCCCCACCACTTTCTTCTTGTAGGGCAGGGGTAAAATCATCAGGGACCGGGTTTCCAGGTTCAACACTTCATCCACGGTCGAACCGGTCCTCATATTCGGGTTCATTGCCAGAATTGAACCCAACTCGTCCGCGTTTTGCAGCAGGATGGGCCGGCCGTTTATGGTGGCGTGGCCCGCCAGGGTATCGCTTTTAAGCGGCACCCGGTGCTCTTGTTCGTCCAAACCCAATCCATGACACGATACCAGTTGTTTGTTGGCCCGGTCCAAGCGATAAAGTGTCACCGCTTCGCTTGGGAACAGCGCTCTCAGTTCATCGAGCAATCCCGGAAGCAGGGCCTGCATATCCTCGGCTGACTGGATCTGAGTGCTGATCTCCTGAACCTTTTGCTCCAAGGTAGCGGAATCGGTCGTCATAAAGAATATCAACAGTGACAGGAACAGGAACGGTTACTTCGCAACGCGACATCTTCGCCCACCCGGGTCTGGACTGGTCACTCCGTACGATGAATTTGGATGAAAATAGTATAAAGACTTTCCCGAATAACTTCAATGGTTTCGGGAGAGGAACGGTATCCTACTGAATGCAGACCGCCAGCACCTGCTTGAGATCGCAATCGCCTTTGAAAACTTTCCAGATGCCGTCCTGCTTCAGGGTGGTCATGCCGTCGTTGATGGCCTGCCGACGAAGTTCCTCAACCAGCGAGCTTTTCATGACCATGCGCTTGATCTCGTCGGTGCCCTCCAGGCATTCATGCAAACCGGTTCGGCCTGCATACCCGGTATTGTTGCATTTTTCACAGCCAACCGGGCCTTGCAACATCAAGTCATCGGAATAGGGAACGTTTACATTTTTGGCGAACAGTTCGGGGTCACCGTATTCTTTCACCAAGGTGTTGTATTCTTCCTTGGTGGGATGGTATTCCTTTTTGCAGTTTTTGCAGAGGGTGCGCACCAGCCGTTGAGCGACGATGAGCAGAAGGGCGTCGGCGAAGTTGAGCGGGTTCATGCCCATGTCGAGAAGACGTGTGATGGTTTCCGGAGCGGAGTTGGTGTGCAGGGTGCTGAAAACCAGGTGACCCGTCAACGACGCTTCGAGGCCGACGGCGCACGTTTCCACATCGCGCATCTCGCCCACCATGATGACGTCCGGGTCACCACGCAGGAAAGAGCGCATGGCGCGGGCGAAATCGAGCCCGATCTTGTTGAGCATCTGCACCTGGCGGAGCCCGTCTTGCGTGATTTCCACCGGGTCTTCGGCGGTCCAGATTTTTTTCTCGGGGGTGTTGATGTACCCCAGCGTGGAATGCAGGGTGGTGGTTTTACCGGAACCGGTGGGGCCGACGCACAGGATGAGCCCATACGGTTTGGATGCCATGGCCCGGATCAATTCCAGGTTGCGCTGGGAAAAATTCATGTTCTCCAGCGGAATCGGTTTGCTGGCGGCGAGGATACGCAGAACCGCGTCTTCGTTGCCGCCCACCGTGGGGCAGGTTTCGACGCGGTACTCGATATCCTTTTTGCCATATTTCATTTTGATCTTGCCGCTCTGTGGAAGTCGTCTTTCGGCGATGTCCAGCTTCGACATGATCTTGATGCGCGACAAAAAAGCCTGCCGGTACATGGGCGGGATTTCCTGATACACGCGGCAGGCGCCGTCCTTGCGGAAGCGGATTCTCATCGCCTTCTTGCCCAGGCCCGGCTCGATGTGGATGTCGGACACGCCGTTGTCGTAGGCGTCGATCAATACCTTGTTCACCAGTTTGACGATGGTGCTGTCGGTTTCGCTGATGGCGCTGACTTCGTCTTCCTCACTGGAAGTCTCGACCTCCACGTCCTTTTCACTTTGCAGGGCGCTCAACAGGGTGTCCACGTCTCCCGTGTCCACCGAATGGCCTCCGGGGCTGTCGTCTTCCGGGGTGGCGTTGAGAAAATCGTGGATATCAGCACGCAGGCCCACCTTGAAGTCCAGAGTCCGCTTGGTGAATATCAGCTTGATGCTCTGAATCTTGTCCTGGTTGGCCGGATTGTCTATGAGGATGGTGACCTTGTTCTGCTCTTCGTCTTTGGCAATGGGCAACCAGTTGTTCTTGAGCAGAAAGTTGGTGTTGAGTCCGGTGAACAGGGATTGAGGGAGAACGATATCCGCTGAGTATCCGAAATAGGGAATATTGTAAAACTCTTCCAGAGACTTTCCGAAATCACCGCGGCTGATCTTGTATTCATCAAGCAGGATGGTCTCGATATCCACGCCGCTGGTGCGCGCCTTGGAAATGGCCTTGGTCAATTCGTTCTGCGTGATGATGCCATTGTTGATGAGGTAGCTGAACTTGGTCGGCTTGGCCATCTTCTGCTTTTGCTTGTTTTTGATGGCCAGGGCCAGGGAATTGGCGATGGTCTTGATGCTTCTTTCGTCCTGCGGGGT
Protein-coding regions in this window:
- a CDS encoding GspE/PulE family protein, producing MTTDSATLEQKVQEISTQIQSAEDMQALLPGLLDELRALFPSEAVTLYRLDRANKQLVSCHGLGLDEQEHRVPLKSDTLAGHATINGRPILLQNADELGSILAMNPNMRTGSTVDEVLNLETRSLMILPLPYKKKVVGIVEFVNKPGNGGFSEQDFKVSKDLAPYLGFLVTNLDGDGTMTARNTSTMDTPASKPLSSAELQERLVKIINDIHSAKNVDEILISLKDRILELFDATLITIYAVDAVRNEVYSKVKSGDKINEIRVPIAPQSIAGCVAMEQRMAVIKNVYDDRELKKFHPELTFDSSWDKISGFQTKSMLVTPLMHKDKMMGVLQLINKKNNQSFNIMDEKSAKVVAETLALAFYNQSKFVQQKPTKFSYLLQQGLLTDIELNKSINRARKEQIDIENILLDELGISRKELGKSLENFYKIPYMGYEDGMVLPATVFEGLNLNFLSKNYWVPVEREDNKVVIVIDNPNNLDKIQNIKLIFVKKQIEFRVGLKADIRDFLNAAVAEESGGAPLEEMSTLLNALESEKDTELASDEDEDGNAISESDNTIVKLVNKILTDAYDSGVSDIHIEPGMGKDHMVVRFRKDGACRVYQEIPPMYKFAMMSRLKIMARLDIAEKRLPQDGKIKLKYGGKEVEYRLATCPTVGGNEDAVLRILAASKPIPLEKMNFSDHNLKLIQEMAAKPYGLILVVGPTGSGKTTTLHSTLGYINTPEKKIWTAEDPVEITQKGLRQVQMLNKIGLDFARAMRSFLRGDPDVIMVGEMRDAETCAIGLEASLTGHLVFSTLHTNSAPETITRLLDMGMNPLNFADALLLIVAQRLVRTLCKNCKEEYHPTKEEYDTLVHQYGDPELFAKNINIPYTDDLKLFGPKGCDKCSDTGYAGRTGLHEVLEGTADIKRMIMKQMLVEELRAQAIKDGMTTLKQDGIWKIFKGDCDLKQVLAVCIV
- a CDS encoding ATPase, T2SS/T4P/T4SS family, whose translation is MNPLNDSPPNRDPRAQGNPTTKPAARQTAPQAQVAGRERRSADKLRGLVNKILSSSSITRTLFELIDEFKELFDADKVTVFAIDRPKRQLFSRNFKDNQVEEIRVDISPKSLAGFVAASGRTLNIINAYDNKELKRIHPELTLEKSFDEKLGYKTKSVLVVALPHNRKMMGVLQVINKRGKPHFSDQDVRLAKELASTLGHAIVKMQTEIIDEKIQATSHAIHSAGTLDAILIELKMPILQLFDCRLAVIYAFDPAKKELYAKLATGTGESEIRCALGPATLPGCVAMEKRVLNVKNVHDQVELVEYHPEMVYERSIENTLGEKAKSMLVAPLIHEGKMMGVLQLANKQNEIAFTPQDERSIKTIANSLALAIKNKQKQKMAKPTKFSYLINNGIITQNELTKAISKARTSGVDIETILLDEYKISRGDFGKSLEEFYNIPYFGYSADIVLPQSLFTGLNTNFLLKNNWLPIAKDEEQNKVTILIDNPANQDKIQSIKLIFTKRTLDFKVGLRADIHDFLNATPEDDSPGGHSVDTGDVDTLLSALQSEKDVEVETSSEEDEVSAISETDSTIVKLVNKVLIDAYDNGVSDIHIEPGLGKKAMRIRFRKDGACRVYQEIPPMYRQAFLSRIKIMSKLDIAERRLPQSGKIKMKYGKKDIEYRVETCPTVGGNEDAVLRILAASKPIPLENMNFSQRNLELIRAMASKPYGLILCVGPTGSGKTTTLHSTLGYINTPEKKIWTAEDPVEITQDGLRQVQMLNKIGLDFARAMRSFLRGDPDVIMVGEMRDVETCAVGLEASLTGHLVFSTLHTNSAPETITRLLDMGMNPLNFADALLLIVAQRLVRTLCKNCKKEYHPTKEEYNTLVKEYGDPELFAKNVNVPYSDDLMLQGPVGCEKCNNTGYAGRTGLHECLEGTDEIKRMVMKSSLVEELRRQAINDGMTTLKQDGIWKVFKGDCDLKQVLAVCIQ